Proteins from a genomic interval of Niabella soli DSM 19437:
- the folK gene encoding 2-amino-4-hydroxy-6-hydroxymethyldihydropteridine diphosphokinase: protein MNPAYLLIGGNLGNRQENLGRARRHIEKEAGAIIKRSAIYETAAWGLTDQPDFYNQALRIETTLTPEQLMTVILKIETTMGRIRQERYGPRIIDIDILFYGAIVCDTPAVTIPHPRITERRFVLAPLEEIAPDLIHPQLNKSIHELLAATTDTSPVKKVTNS from the coding sequence ATGAACCCCGCATATTTATTAATAGGAGGAAATTTAGGTAACCGGCAGGAAAACCTGGGCCGGGCGCGCCGGCATATTGAAAAAGAAGCGGGTGCCATCATAAAAAGATCAGCGATCTATGAAACAGCGGCCTGGGGCCTGACGGACCAGCCTGATTTTTATAACCAGGCGCTCCGGATTGAAACCACTTTAACTCCGGAGCAACTAATGACCGTTATTTTAAAGATCGAGACCACTATGGGCCGCATTCGCCAAGAACGCTACGGCCCGCGGATCATTGATATCGATATTTTATTCTACGGAGCTATTGTCTGCGATACCCCGGCGGTCACAATCCCGCACCCGAGAATAACGGAAAGAAGATTTGTGCTGGCGCCGCTGGAAGAGATAGCCCCGGACCTCATCCATCCTCAGTTAAATAAATCCATTCACGAATTATTGGCAGCAACTACCGATACTTCTCCGGTAAAAAAGGTGACAAATAGTTGA
- the sppA gene encoding signal peptide peptidase SppA, with the protein MRSFLKIFLATLLALVVFSLIAFFFIAGMAGSAVSSSMPVLSEKSVLKIDLADAYVELPQSDLQSMVQSQKLEETPSLYDFIRLIKKAKTDEKIKAIYLVANGNVNGFASSEEMRRALEDFRKSGKPVIAYGNTMTQKAYSVANVADKVYVSPAGAFEWVGFRVSYLFLKGALDKLDIRPQIFYAGKFKSATEPLRAEKMTEANQLQTSVWLNDLYGDFLQKTATARKLDTASLHQWANTGVITTPQVAAGYKLIDGVRYDDQLQTELKKTLKIDSSNKINFISMGQYARLHTNLGGSGDKIALIYAAGNIVDGNKQEGVISDGEYIDLLRKARLDQSIKAVVVRVNSGGGSALASDNIWREMKMAKAVKPVIVSFGDVAASGGYYMSCAADSIFALPNTITGSIGVFGIIPDISAFMKNKLGVTFDGVGTGPLANAGAADHPMTPQEQKIVQGSIERVYDQFKARVAEGRKKDTAYVETIAQGRVWTGFRAKDIGLIDRWGGLQDAINAAARMAKLSEFRVKEYPNYSSLLERILRIKNNGDAESMVKNELGSEYARVYQQLRTVKQMTNSVQARLPFEFFINAQQ; encoded by the coding sequence ATGCGTTCATTTCTTAAAATTTTTCTTGCAACACTGCTGGCATTGGTGGTATTTAGCCTTATAGCATTTTTCTTTATTGCAGGGATGGCGGGCAGCGCCGTATCCAGCTCGATGCCAGTGCTTTCAGAAAAATCGGTGTTGAAGATTGACCTGGCCGATGCCTATGTTGAACTCCCGCAAAGCGATCTGCAAAGTATGGTACAGTCGCAAAAACTGGAAGAAACGCCTTCGCTGTACGATTTTATCCGGTTGATAAAAAAAGCGAAAACCGATGAGAAAATAAAAGCAATCTACCTTGTGGCCAACGGCAATGTAAATGGCTTTGCTTCGAGCGAAGAGATGCGCCGGGCCCTGGAAGATTTTAGAAAATCGGGGAAACCGGTTATTGCCTATGGAAATACCATGACTCAAAAAGCGTATAGTGTCGCAAATGTGGCCGACAAGGTATATGTAAGCCCCGCGGGCGCTTTTGAATGGGTGGGCTTCAGGGTAAGCTACCTATTTTTAAAGGGTGCACTGGATAAACTGGATATTCGGCCGCAAATATTTTATGCAGGCAAATTTAAAAGCGCCACAGAACCATTACGGGCGGAAAAAATGACCGAGGCGAACCAACTGCAAACTTCTGTTTGGCTGAACGACCTGTATGGGGATTTTTTACAAAAGACCGCCACTGCCCGAAAACTGGATACGGCAAGCCTGCACCAATGGGCCAATACGGGAGTGATCACTACGCCACAGGTTGCGGCCGGATATAAACTGATTGATGGCGTGCGCTATGACGATCAGCTTCAGACCGAGCTGAAGAAAACACTTAAGATCGATAGCAGTAATAAAATTAATTTTATCAGCATGGGGCAGTATGCCCGTCTGCATACCAACCTGGGAGGGAGTGGCGATAAGATCGCGCTGATCTACGCTGCGGGTAATATTGTTGACGGCAACAAACAGGAAGGGGTCATTTCTGATGGCGAATATATAGACCTGTTGCGCAAGGCAAGGCTGGATCAATCAATAAAGGCCGTTGTGGTGCGCGTTAACTCCGGTGGGGGAAGCGCATTGGCAAGTGATAATATCTGGCGCGAAATGAAAATGGCAAAAGCGGTGAAGCCGGTAATCGTGAGTTTTGGAGATGTAGCGGCATCCGGCGGGTACTATATGTCCTGCGCTGCGGATAGTATTTTTGCATTGCCCAATACGATCACGGGGTCTATCGGCGTATTTGGTATCATCCCGGACATTAGCGCTTTTATGAAAAATAAACTGGGCGTGACCTTTGACGGGGTAGGCACCGGGCCGTTGGCAAATGCCGGGGCTGCAGACCATCCGATGACTCCGCAGGAACAAAAGATCGTACAGGGATCTATTGAACGGGTGTATGATCAGTTTAAAGCACGTGTTGCGGAAGGCCGGAAAAAAGATACGGCCTATGTGGAAACAATCGCCCAGGGCCGGGTGTGGACGGGCTTCCGGGCGAAGGATATCGGGCTGATCGACCGCTGGGGCGGATTACAGGATGCAATAAATGCCGCGGCCCGGATGGCAAAACTTTCGGAATTCCGGGTAAAAGAATATCCCAATTATAGTTCACTGCTGGAACGTATTTTAAGAATAAAAAATAATGGCGACGCCGAATCGATGGTTAAAAATGAGTTGGGCAGCGAATATGCACGGGTGTATCAGCAATTAAGAACAGTTAAACAAATGACCAACAGCGTACAGGCACGGCTGCCCTTTGAATTTTTTATTAATGCACAACAATGA
- a CDS encoding ABC transporter permease: protein MKYSQSRALWAITKASFKAIFSQPSSIFFSLLFPIVFILIFGAFGDKAPTPSKIAIDPSSDTLNALFDSISKSTSVTIVTYPDTASRNNDLRKGKLDAVVFIPKAGDSSLPRRVLLQSSEAGGGAVYRLMRSFDYLALKAELADAKLNREYQFVPEIVPGKKYRTIDFVLPGQLGFSVLFSTLFGIAFIFFNLREQLVLKRFYASPVRKINILIGIGTSRLFFQLINVVVLILFGHFFLSFTLVHGALTFFEMLLLSVVMLFLLMGVGLIISSIAKNDTMIPLMINVFGFPQILLSGTFFPIDVFPKWMQTLCELLPLTQFNDAMRKISFEGLHLYDCWKELGYLGVWIVGTYLIVSRIMRWE, encoded by the coding sequence ATGAAATATAGTCAGTCAAGGGCATTGTGGGCCATTACAAAAGCGAGCTTTAAGGCCATCTTCAGTCAGCCCTCTTCCATTTTTTTCAGTTTATTGTTTCCCATCGTTTTCATCCTCATCTTCGGTGCCTTTGGCGATAAAGCGCCCACGCCTTCAAAGATCGCGATCGATCCGTCGAGCGATACGCTGAATGCTTTGTTCGACAGCATTTCAAAAAGCACGTCGGTTACAATTGTTACCTACCCCGACACCGCTTCGCGGAACAACGACCTCCGCAAAGGCAAACTGGATGCGGTGGTGTTTATTCCAAAAGCAGGTGACAGCAGCCTACCCCGGCGGGTGCTGCTGCAATCGAGCGAGGCCGGCGGTGGTGCAGTCTACCGGCTGATGCGCTCTTTCGATTACCTGGCATTAAAAGCGGAACTGGCCGATGCAAAGCTCAATAGGGAATACCAGTTTGTGCCCGAAATAGTTCCCGGGAAAAAATACCGGACTATCGATTTTGTATTGCCCGGGCAGTTGGGATTTTCTGTTTTGTTTTCAACCTTGTTTGGGATCGCCTTTATTTTTTTTAATCTCAGGGAGCAACTGGTGTTAAAACGGTTCTATGCTTCACCGGTAAGAAAAATAAATATTCTTATAGGTATCGGCACCAGCCGGTTGTTTTTTCAACTGATCAACGTAGTGGTGCTCATCCTTTTTGGACATTTCTTTTTAAGCTTCACGCTGGTGCATGGGGCGCTTACTTTTTTTGAAATGTTGCTATTATCCGTGGTGATGTTATTCTTACTAATGGGTGTAGGGCTGATCATCAGTAGTATAGCCAAAAATGACACCATGATCCCCTTAATGATTAACGTATTTGGGTTTCCTCAGATTTTGTTGTCGGGAACTTTTTTCCCGATTGATGTATTTCCTAAATGGATGCAGACCCTCTGCGAGCTGCTGCCCCTTACACAGTTTAATGATGCCATGCGCAAGATATCCTTTGAAGGGCTGCATTTATACGACTGCTGGAAGGAATTGGGATACCTGGGTGTCTGGATAGTGGGCACCTATTTAATTGTATCCCGGATCATGCGGTGGGAATAA
- a CDS encoding SRPBCC family protein: MKYVRLLIISVIAFLVVISGVTALLPSQVKISRAANLNARGDSVLNYINDLSKWKYWYPGFDTLQLENTGMQNGKTVTATVKNIRLRIIASNDSLVTVEMKKGAQPVYNSWRLIHYPSSDSVTLQNYMDFHFKWYPWERFAGLLLDRSYGPLMEQGLKNLKNVGVADK, translated from the coding sequence ATGAAATATGTGCGGCTTTTAATTATTAGTGTTATTGCTTTTTTGGTGGTCATCAGCGGGGTGACGGCGTTGTTGCCTTCGCAAGTGAAAATATCCCGGGCGGCGAATCTGAATGCCCGGGGTGATTCCGTTTTAAATTATATTAATGATCTCTCCAAATGGAAATACTGGTACCCGGGGTTCGATACGCTGCAATTAGAAAACACAGGGATGCAGAACGGAAAGACCGTAACGGCCACGGTAAAAAATATCCGGCTGCGCATCATCGCCAGCAATGATTCATTGGTGACTGTTGAAATGAAAAAAGGAGCCCAGCCGGTTTATAACAGTTGGCGGCTGATCCATTATCCGTCTTCTGATTCAGTAACGCTTCAGAATTATATGGACTTCCATTTTAAATGGTACCCGTGGGAGCGCTTTGCCGGCTTGTTGCTCGATCGTTCCTACGGACCGCTTATGGAGCAGGGGTTGAAGAATTTGAAGAATGTTGGTGTTGCTGATAAATAG